In one Trichlorobacter lovleyi SZ genomic region, the following are encoded:
- a CDS encoding lysophospholipid acyltransferase family protein translates to MKVSLLRRVWVTFSAYVVGIYASLLNRLEVRGGQFIPASGGVLLASNHISAYETIFLPWAVLRSHPLQMLWAPAKEELFRKPFQRLIYSSWGAFPVRRGRDVKAGKVLNDLLQDQKVMLFPEGTRHKDGRLGQGNRGVGKLIFDTRPTVIPTALVGLNHWRFPGLGARGAIVFGSQISFDDLFALEDCKETHQLIVERLMDAIAALLKQEGAYVGRAEK, encoded by the coding sequence GTGAAGGTATCATTGTTGCGCAGGGTCTGGGTGACCTTCTCTGCCTATGTTGTCGGTATATATGCTTCGTTGCTGAACCGCCTGGAGGTACGGGGAGGACAGTTCATTCCCGCATCAGGCGGTGTGTTGTTGGCCTCCAACCATATCTCTGCCTATGAGACCATTTTTTTACCCTGGGCCGTTCTGCGCAGTCACCCCCTGCAGATGCTTTGGGCACCGGCCAAGGAAGAACTGTTCCGGAAGCCGTTTCAGCGGTTGATCTATTCATCCTGGGGGGCCTTTCCGGTCAGACGGGGCCGGGATGTCAAGGCCGGCAAGGTCCTGAACGACCTGCTGCAGGATCAGAAGGTGATGCTTTTTCCTGAAGGCACCCGCCATAAGGACGGTCGCCTGGGACAGGGCAACCGGGGGGTGGGCAAGCTTATCTTCGATACCCGGCCAACGGTGATCCCCACAGCTCTGGTGGGGCTGAATCACTGGCGTTTTCCCGGCCTGGGGGCCAGGGGGGCGATTGTCTTTGGCTCACAGATCAGCTTTGACGATCTGTTTGCGTTGGAGGACTGCAAGGAAACTCATCAGCTGATTGTTGAACGGTTGATGGATGCAATTGCTGCATTGCTGAAGCAGGAAGGTGCCTATGTCGGGCGTGCGGAAAAGTAA
- a CDS encoding HNH endonuclease, translating into MSEFIIEITEEEIKREREKSRELRRSRWWKNRLAQGVCHWCGNRFAPDELTMDHIVPVTRGGKASRNNVVPACKECNSRKKYLLPMEWEEYLNKARQPDEDKA; encoded by the coding sequence ATGAGTGAATTTATTATTGAAATAACCGAGGAAGAGATCAAGCGTGAGCGGGAAAAATCCCGCGAACTTCGTCGCAGCCGCTGGTGGAAGAACCGCCTGGCCCAGGGGGTCTGCCACTGGTGCGGCAACCGCTTTGCACCGGACGAGCTGACCATGGACCATATCGTACCGGTCACCCGCGGCGGCAAGGCCAGCCGCAACAACGTGGTACCGGCCTGCAAGGAATGCAACAGCCGTAAGAAATACCTGCTGCCGATGGAATGGGAAGAATACCTGAACAAGGCCCGGCAACCGGATGAGGACAAGGCATGA
- a CDS encoding peptide chain release factor family protein: MANPLFAVSDQKNRWLVSRMAELGVKEEELEEQFVRASGRGGQHLNKTSSAVQVRHLPTGIEARCGRERSQSLNRFLARRELLEKIARHLGLVTEQDRELARIRKQKSRRSRRSAAKQQTNKIP; this comes from the coding sequence ATGGCAAACCCGCTTTTTGCAGTCAGCGATCAGAAAAACCGATGGCTGGTATCCCGCATGGCAGAGCTGGGAGTAAAAGAGGAAGAGCTGGAGGAACAGTTTGTACGCGCGTCCGGCAGAGGCGGTCAGCACCTCAACAAGACCTCATCCGCCGTTCAGGTCCGCCATCTGCCCACCGGCATTGAGGCGCGCTGCGGCCGCGAACGGAGTCAATCCCTAAACCGCTTTCTGGCCCGCCGGGAACTGCTTGAAAAAATAGCCCGCCATCTGGGGCTCGTCACCGAACAAGACCGGGAACTGGCCCGGATTCGTAAACAAAAAAGCCGCCGCAGCCGTCGTTCTGCCGCCAAACAACAGACCAACAAAATCCCATGA
- a CDS encoding HAD family hydrolase produces MTARYKAVIYDCDGVILDSIESNYIFYNRIMAGLGRPEIDRLCTESERVLHTFSYLDVIEHFFGRDPQKEEAIAIGKTIRYKELMPYMRREEGLVETLSALKGKVELAICTNRAASMEMIIEDFGLEGFFGCIMTAAKVQNPKPHPEPLLKVLQHYGIAPQEALFVGDSRVDMQAAAAAGVPFIAYKSDLPALAVIERHEQLLEHVFG; encoded by the coding sequence ATGACAGCACGTTACAAGGCGGTAATCTACGACTGCGACGGGGTGATTCTGGATTCCATCGAATCAAACTACATCTTCTACAACCGCATCATGGCCGGGCTGGGCAGACCGGAGATCGACCGGCTCTGCACGGAATCTGAACGGGTGCTGCACACCTTCTCCTACCTGGATGTGATTGAACATTTTTTCGGCCGTGATCCCCAGAAGGAAGAGGCGATCGCCATCGGCAAGACCATCCGCTACAAGGAACTGATGCCGTACATGCGCAGGGAAGAAGGGCTGGTGGAGACACTGAGCGCGCTGAAAGGAAAGGTTGAACTGGCCATCTGCACCAACCGGGCCGCCTCCATGGAGATGATCATTGAAGACTTCGGGCTGGAAGGGTTCTTCGGCTGCATCATGACTGCCGCCAAGGTGCAGAACCCCAAGCCGCACCCTGAACCGCTGTTAAAGGTCTTGCAGCACTACGGCATCGCCCCTCAGGAGGCGCTGTTTGTGGGGGACAGCCGGGTGGATATGCAGGCTGCAGCCGCAGCCGGGGTGCCGTTCATCGCCTACAAATCAGATCTGCCTGCCCTGGCGGTGATTGAACGGCATGAACAGCTTCTGGAGCATGTCTTCGGCTAA
- a CDS encoding endonuclease MutS2 encodes MIPHTTLSRLEFNKVLQSIASHARSDITAHSIMAMQPSRQPQEIRTSWQRIEEIRDLLRQRICLRISRFSDIRPLLEAVRPSGAILSPFELLEFIPVLGSLAELARQLAPREDIPALKLLSPFPVAFNDILEPLAATLDDEGNILDSASQELSQIRKAKRTLAARVRKKLEEFVRRHETAIFLQDDFITIRSGRWVIPVRMDSKGMVPGVVHDVSSSGETAFMEPLEIIPFVNELENLSAEEKAEEIRILRRLSAWIREDAEQIGACFKSLVELDRLDSVAAFAEKFSMSVPELNQNGSLRLLSARHPLLLVMREQQQDTTPIVPLDLELGNETRVLTISGPNAGGKTIALKTVGLITAMALSGMPVPASPSSSIPLLDALLVDIGDDQSIEQSLSTFSAHVAAIAGILGQTGSRSLVLLDELGTGTEPLQGAAIGCAVLHELQSRGALVLATTHLTEIVGFVQRSQGMQNAGMEFDSATWTPLYRLVMGEPGQSHALETARRYGLPESVLQFARNLLGDAGTAFAGIIDELRQKRNALADELDRQQQERQRLDGLAMALKQQEADLVRLRQETIEKARQDARDTITAARREMNQLLEQFKQDRRKETEVKFRQKAEELEASFAPTGQQAPSADALQPGSIVQVRSLGREATVISIDQARHKVRVRAGSIEMEVPLHGLIIGTTTAAPKPRKNVPEINMKRQTEEAANDLNLIGKRVEEALIELEGFIDQAILAGQREIRIVHGIGTGTLQRAVREFLGRHPQVAAFRPGEPHEGRDGVTIAELA; translated from the coding sequence ATGATCCCACACACGACCCTTAGCCGCCTTGAATTCAACAAAGTCCTGCAGTCCATTGCGAGCCATGCACGCAGTGATATCACTGCACACAGCATCATGGCCATGCAGCCCTCCCGGCAGCCCCAGGAGATCCGCACCAGCTGGCAGCGTATCGAAGAGATCAGGGACCTGCTACGCCAACGGATCTGTCTGCGGATCAGCCGTTTCAGCGACATCCGCCCGCTGCTTGAAGCGGTCCGTCCCAGTGGTGCCATCCTCTCCCCCTTTGAACTGCTGGAATTCATCCCGGTACTCGGTTCGCTGGCCGAGCTTGCCAGACAGCTGGCCCCGCGTGAGGATATCCCGGCCCTGAAGCTGCTGTCCCCCTTTCCGGTGGCATTCAACGACATCCTTGAGCCGCTTGCCGCCACCCTGGATGACGAAGGCAACATCCTGGACAGCGCCTCGCAGGAACTGTCCCAGATTCGCAAGGCCAAGCGCACCCTGGCGGCACGAGTCCGCAAAAAGCTGGAAGAATTTGTCCGCAGGCATGAGACCGCCATCTTTTTGCAGGATGACTTCATCACCATCCGCTCCGGCCGCTGGGTCATTCCGGTCAGGATGGACTCAAAGGGGATGGTACCGGGAGTGGTGCATGACGTCTCATCCTCCGGTGAGACCGCCTTCATGGAGCCGCTGGAGATCATCCCCTTTGTCAACGAGCTTGAAAACCTCTCTGCCGAAGAAAAGGCCGAAGAGATCCGCATCCTGCGGCGCCTCTCAGCCTGGATTCGTGAGGATGCCGAACAGATCGGCGCCTGCTTCAAGAGCCTTGTCGAGCTGGACCGTCTGGATAGTGTGGCGGCGTTTGCCGAAAAATTCAGCATGTCGGTCCCGGAGCTGAACCAGAACGGCTCTCTGCGCCTGCTATCAGCCCGTCACCCGCTCTTGCTGGTGATGCGGGAGCAACAGCAGGATACTACGCCGATTGTGCCGCTGGACCTGGAGCTGGGCAACGAAACCAGAGTGTTGACAATCAGCGGCCCCAACGCGGGCGGCAAAACGATCGCACTGAAGACCGTCGGTTTAATCACTGCCATGGCCCTGTCCGGGATGCCGGTACCTGCCTCACCCTCCTCATCTATCCCGTTGCTGGATGCCCTGCTGGTGGATATTGGCGATGATCAGTCGATTGAACAGAGCCTTTCAACCTTTTCAGCCCATGTTGCGGCCATAGCCGGCATTTTGGGCCAGACCGGCAGCCGCAGTCTGGTACTGCTGGATGAGCTGGGGACCGGTACCGAGCCGCTGCAAGGGGCCGCCATCGGCTGCGCGGTGCTACATGAGCTGCAAAGCCGCGGCGCGCTGGTGCTTGCCACAACCCACCTGACCGAGATTGTCGGTTTTGTGCAGCGCAGCCAAGGGATGCAGAACGCCGGAATGGAGTTTGACAGTGCCACCTGGACCCCGCTCTACCGCCTGGTGATGGGTGAACCGGGGCAGTCCCATGCCCTGGAAACCGCCCGGCGCTACGGACTGCCAGAATCTGTGCTGCAGTTTGCCCGTAACCTGCTGGGAGACGCCGGCACCGCCTTTGCCGGTATCATTGACGAACTGCGTCAGAAACGGAACGCCCTGGCAGATGAACTGGACAGACAGCAGCAGGAGCGCCAGCGGCTTGATGGTCTGGCTATGGCATTGAAGCAGCAGGAGGCTGATCTTGTCCGTCTGAGACAGGAAACCATTGAAAAAGCCCGCCAGGATGCACGGGACACCATCACCGCTGCACGGCGCGAGATGAATCAGTTACTGGAGCAATTCAAGCAGGATCGCCGCAAGGAAACAGAGGTAAAATTCAGGCAAAAGGCAGAAGAACTGGAGGCCAGCTTTGCTCCGACCGGGCAGCAGGCTCCATCCGCTGATGCGCTACAGCCAGGCAGCATCGTGCAGGTGCGCTCTCTTGGGCGGGAAGCCACCGTCATCAGCATTGACCAGGCCCGTCACAAGGTGCGGGTCAGGGCAGGCAGCATTGAGATGGAGGTACCGCTGCACGGCCTGATTATCGGCACTACTACAGCTGCCCCCAAACCACGCAAAAATGTGCCTGAGATCAACATGAAGCGACAGACTGAAGAGGCCGCCAACGATCTGAACCTGATCGGCAAACGGGTGGAAGAGGCGTTGATTGAGCTGGAAGGCTTCATTGACCAGGCAATCTTGGCCGGGCAGCGGGAAATCAGGATTGTCCACGGTATCGGCACCGGCACCCTGCAGCGGGCCGTGCGGGAATTTCTGGGTCGCCATCCCCAGGTGGCAGCATTCCGCCCCGGAGAACCCCACGAAGGCCGGGATGGCGTCACCATAGCGGAGTTGGCTTGA
- a CDS encoding diguanylate cyclase domain-containing protein translates to MDQKKIHNLKLIYGIALTFIGLTIFLSALLMGSAIKNHEDVARVINLSGRQRMLSQRITKGVLALAYTKDPKEQKHQLEVLSKSLYDLKAVHLGLQHGDPKLGLPSRDNTLQVKELFVAVEPYHAKIVQALATLLEKSKRETLDHGLLQRTVDVMFANEPAFLSIMEKITFRFDEDAKRRIKLLSHLQNSILAVDLLILFLVFLFIFRPTLKNLEISVGLLRDSEERLRAITDTAGDAIMIMDPQGAISYWNPAAEQMLGYRSEEVMGKNLHELLVPQRYHAEYQAALPNFFHTGSGDAVGKIRSLFAIRKDGQEIAVSHSLSAFLLNGEWHSVGILRDITESLQQQESLKNSEENVRLLLNSAAEAICGIDLDGNSTFANPSFLKMLGYTDLVQVIGKNVHQLTHHSYPDGTPFPVENCCLHRAIHDGLQIHLDSETLWRSDGSCFPVEIWAHPQITNNRLVGAVITFVDITERRKMEATLQQMAHYDILTGLPNRALFSDRVQQALVEAKRDRKCLAIMFIDLDKFKPVNDNYGHAVGDLLLKEVANRIKLPIRESDTVARIGGDEFVVLLKNIKDGQDALVVAEKIRTSLNMPFILNTLSLGISSSIGISVFPEHGPDEVTLCKNADTAMYQAKVSGRDAVRLFA, encoded by the coding sequence ATGGACCAAAAGAAAATCCATAACCTCAAACTGATTTACGGTATTGCATTGACATTTATCGGCTTGACCATCTTTTTGTCGGCCTTGCTCATGGGTAGCGCCATTAAGAACCATGAAGATGTTGCAAGGGTAATAAACCTCTCCGGACGTCAGCGCATGCTGAGTCAGCGCATCACAAAAGGAGTGCTTGCCCTTGCCTACACAAAAGACCCAAAGGAGCAGAAACATCAGCTAGAGGTCCTGTCGAAATCATTATATGACTTAAAGGCTGTTCACCTTGGACTGCAGCATGGCGACCCCAAGCTGGGTCTGCCAAGCCGTGATAATACGCTGCAGGTAAAGGAACTGTTTGTTGCCGTTGAACCGTATCATGCGAAGATAGTCCAGGCACTGGCAACGCTACTTGAAAAGAGCAAGCGGGAAACGCTTGATCATGGTTTGTTGCAACGTACAGTTGATGTCATGTTTGCTAATGAGCCTGCTTTTCTGTCGATCATGGAAAAAATCACCTTCCGCTTTGATGAGGATGCCAAAAGACGGATCAAGCTCCTGTCTCATCTGCAAAACAGTATCCTCGCTGTCGACCTGCTGATACTTTTTCTGGTTTTTTTATTCATATTCCGGCCAACCTTGAAAAATTTAGAAATCTCTGTGGGGCTCCTCAGAGACAGTGAAGAACGTTTACGCGCTATTACCGATACGGCCGGTGATGCCATCATGATAATGGACCCTCAGGGGGCTATTTCCTACTGGAACCCGGCCGCTGAACAGATGCTGGGCTATCGTTCCGAAGAGGTTATGGGAAAAAACCTCCATGAGTTGCTGGTACCCCAACGTTACCATGCAGAGTACCAAGCAGCGCTGCCCAATTTTTTCCATACGGGAAGTGGTGATGCAGTTGGAAAGATTCGCAGTCTTTTTGCCATACGGAAGGATGGTCAAGAGATTGCTGTATCACACTCTCTGTCGGCATTCCTGCTTAATGGTGAGTGGCATTCCGTTGGGATACTCCGTGATATTACCGAAAGTTTACAACAGCAGGAGTCGTTGAAAAACAGCGAAGAAAATGTGCGTCTCCTGCTCAACTCGGCTGCTGAAGCCATTTGCGGCATTGACTTGGATGGCAACAGCACCTTTGCCAATCCATCCTTTCTCAAAATGCTGGGTTACACAGACCTGGTGCAGGTCATTGGGAAAAATGTGCATCAGCTCACGCATCACTCGTATCCTGACGGGACTCCGTTTCCGGTTGAAAACTGTTGTCTTCATCGCGCAATTCATGACGGTCTTCAGATCCATCTGGACAGTGAAACATTGTGGCGCTCTGACGGTTCCTGCTTCCCGGTCGAGATATGGGCACATCCTCAGATAACAAATAATAGGCTTGTCGGGGCGGTCATTACGTTTGTCGACATCACCGAACGCAGGAAGATGGAAGCAACGCTGCAGCAAATGGCCCATTACGATATTTTAACGGGGCTACCCAACCGCGCCCTGTTCAGCGACCGTGTTCAACAGGCACTTGTCGAGGCAAAACGTGATCGAAAATGCTTAGCCATTATGTTTATCGACCTGGATAAATTCAAGCCGGTGAACGACAATTATGGTCATGCCGTTGGCGATCTGTTGCTGAAGGAAGTGGCAAACCGAATTAAACTGCCTATTCGGGAGTCTGACACTGTGGCGCGCATTGGTGGTGATGAGTTTGTGGTGCTCTTAAAGAATATTAAAGATGGGCAAGATGCTTTGGTGGTTGCTGAAAAAATACGTACTTCACTGAACATGCCGTTTATACTTAATACTCTTTCCCTTGGCATCTCTTCAAGTATCGGTATTTCGGTCTTTCCTGAGCATGGCCCTGACGAGGTTACATTGTGTAAAAATGCCGATACTGCAATGTACCAGGCAAAAGTAAGTGGGCGGGATGCTGTGCGGTTATTTGCATAA
- a CDS encoding two-component system sensor histidine kinase NtrB, with translation MHTDLSGYALTVLDSVGDGVIVINAEGLVTLMNPAAEEMTGRSRRQVVGSRFLDSFKAEPVLVEMVERTSASGISLSDQDNVVLNPSGRVIPANATTFPLMRSDGETIGVVLTLRDLTSIRELEAAVRQADRLATLGTLAAGLAHEVKNPLGGIKGAAQLLERELDDDSDLLEYPRVMIKEAERIDKIIRQLLELASPRGPRYTPVNLHMVLGDIILLQREAAGSRDVSISTGFDPSIPPIMADEAQLTQVFLNLIRNAIEAMPEGGRLSVTSRVLAEYHLARNENRSRMVAVEVADTGPGISEENLAKVGTPFFTTKDNGTGLGLAICQKIVGEHRGMLKIDSKPGQGTKISVLLPLIQSPVKG, from the coding sequence GTGCATACAGACCTGAGTGGATACGCCCTCACCGTACTTGACAGTGTCGGAGACGGGGTAATCGTCATCAACGCTGAAGGGTTGGTCACGCTGATGAACCCGGCAGCCGAGGAGATGACCGGCCGTTCCCGCCGTCAGGTCGTGGGCTCACGCTTTCTCGATTCCTTCAAGGCAGAGCCTGTGCTGGTTGAAATGGTAGAGCGTACCTCTGCAAGCGGCATCTCACTTTCTGATCAGGATAATGTGGTTCTGAATCCCTCCGGGCGGGTCATTCCGGCCAACGCCACCACCTTTCCCCTGATGAGATCAGACGGAGAAACCATCGGCGTCGTCCTGACCCTGCGTGATCTGACCTCAATCCGTGAACTGGAGGCAGCGGTCAGGCAGGCTGACCGGCTTGCCACCCTGGGTACTCTGGCTGCCGGTCTGGCCCACGAGGTCAAGAATCCGCTGGGGGGGATTAAGGGGGCAGCCCAGCTGCTGGAACGTGAGCTGGATGATGATAGCGATCTGCTGGAATATCCGCGGGTCATGATCAAAGAGGCGGAGCGGATCGACAAGATCATCAGGCAGTTGCTTGAACTGGCATCCCCGCGGGGACCGCGCTATACGCCGGTCAATCTGCATATGGTACTGGGTGATATCATCCTGCTGCAACGGGAGGCCGCCGGCAGCCGGGATGTCTCCATCTCCACCGGGTTTGACCCCAGTATTCCCCCGATCATGGCAGATGAGGCCCAGTTGACCCAGGTCTTTCTCAATCTGATCCGTAATGCCATTGAGGCGATGCCCGAGGGGGGGCGCCTGTCTGTCACCAGCCGTGTGCTGGCCGAGTATCACCTGGCCCGCAATGAGAACCGTTCCCGTATGGTGGCGGTGGAAGTGGCTGACACCGGCCCCGGGATATCGGAAGAAAATCTTGCCAAGGTCGGTACACCGTTCTTCACGACCAAGGACAACGGCACCGGGCTGGGACTGGCTATCTGCCAGAAGATTGTCGGGGAACACCGCGGTATGCTGAAGATAGATTCAAAACCGGGACAGGGGACCAAGATCAGCGTGTTGCTGCCGCTGATCCAGTCACCCGTGAAAGGATAG
- a CDS encoding EAL and HDOD domain-containing protein — protein sequence MDQTEQKYLIGRQPILNRDEQICAYELLFRSADSLCTANVSDASQATASVILNTLAGFGIQQILGNHLGFINLELDILMSDSLELLPKDMVVLELLETLEVTPELLERCRELKEAGFVLALDDHDYDPVYEELYKIVEIVKVDLMATPVDTLGATIECYRNYQFKLLAEKVESKDEFLKCLDLGFDYFQGYYFARPAVIEKKKIDEGGAALLKLMRQMMDDADIEEIEKTFRSSPGLTYKLLLLVNSVSFAGLQKIQTVRHAISMLGRAQIKRWVQLALFATDDSHASENPLVDMAAVRGGFMEQMATVCPRLRGNQEAPDQAFMTGILSLLESLYDIPMGQIADELNLSEEVQQALVNREGVFGRLLALAEALEQVDFTAASELLGALSIPYSTVMEAQVKAYNWQAGMR from the coding sequence ATGGATCAGACTGAACAAAAATACCTGATCGGACGTCAACCGATCCTGAATCGCGATGAGCAGATCTGCGCCTATGAACTGTTGTTCCGCTCCGCCGATTCACTTTGCACCGCCAATGTCAGTGATGCCTCGCAGGCCACCGCCAGCGTCATCCTGAACACCCTGGCCGGTTTTGGTATTCAGCAGATTCTGGGCAATCATCTGGGATTTATCAACCTTGAGCTGGATATCCTGATGAGTGACTCTCTGGAACTGCTGCCCAAGGATATGGTGGTACTGGAACTGCTGGAAACACTTGAGGTAACACCGGAGCTGCTGGAACGCTGCCGTGAGCTGAAAGAGGCCGGATTTGTGCTGGCCCTGGATGATCACGACTACGACCCGGTCTACGAAGAGCTGTACAAGATTGTCGAAATCGTAAAGGTCGATCTGATGGCCACACCGGTAGACACATTGGGCGCAACCATTGAGTGCTATCGCAACTATCAATTCAAGCTGTTGGCAGAAAAGGTGGAGTCCAAGGATGAGTTTCTGAAGTGCCTTGATCTGGGCTTTGACTACTTTCAGGGCTATTATTTTGCCAGGCCGGCGGTGATTGAAAAGAAGAAGATCGATGAAGGCGGCGCAGCATTGCTGAAACTGATGCGTCAGATGATGGATGATGCAGATATTGAAGAGATTGAAAAGACCTTTCGCAGCAGTCCCGGCCTGACCTACAAGCTGCTGCTGCTGGTCAACTCCGTCTCCTTTGCCGGCCTGCAGAAGATCCAGACCGTACGTCACGCCATCAGCATGCTGGGGCGTGCCCAGATCAAACGTTGGGTGCAACTGGCCCTGTTTGCCACCGATGACAGCCATGCCTCGGAAAATCCTCTGGTGGATATGGCAGCGGTACGGGGCGGATTCATGGAGCAGATGGCTACCGTCTGTCCGCGCCTGCGGGGCAATCAGGAGGCACCTGATCAGGCCTTCATGACCGGTATCCTGTCACTGCTTGAATCACTCTATGATATTCCGATGGGTCAAATAGCCGATGAACTGAACCTGTCCGAAGAGGTACAGCAGGCCCTGGTGAACCGGGAAGGGGTCTTCGGCCGCCTGCTGGCCCTGGCCGAGGCCCTGGAACAGGTTGATTTCACAGCAGCTTCCGAGCTGCTTGGGGCGTTGTCAATTCCGTACAGCACCGTGATGGAGGCCCAGGTAAAGGCCTATAACTGGCAGGCAGGCATGCGGTAA
- a CDS encoding sigma-54-dependent transcriptional regulator has protein sequence MGLHRILVADDEESMRWVLSKALRKKGYSVDLAADGNQALRQVREQSYDLVIVDIKMPGMSGLEFLDKARELRPDLLVVVMTAEASMKNAVEAMKRGAYDYITKPFDLEVIDAIIEKVSRARDVSNQVSLLKQELKDRYQVEKNIIGNSAAMREVYKTIGKVAGSDITVLIQGESGTGKELIARAIHFNSTRLGKPFVAINCAAIPKDLLESELFGSERGAFTGATERKTGKFEQANHGTIFLDEIGDMPLDLQAKILRVLQEQEITRIGGSQNLSVDVRVVAATNQELQERVRNREFREDLYYRLNVVPINLAPLRERSEDIPALVEYFLERACAELEIPTKQCAPEAMELLSNYSWPGNVRELENTIKRGVILSSDPYLTTADFASLTNRQETIHAIPQEQSLESLVEMKLRNSMNGIEKLDKGDIYDRVLEQVERPLIRYVLEKTRGNQVRAADILGINRNTLRKKISELGVSIKKD, from the coding sequence ATGGGACTGCATCGGATACTGGTGGCTGATGACGAAGAGAGCATGCGTTGGGTGCTTTCCAAGGCGTTGCGCAAAAAAGGATATTCGGTTGATCTGGCTGCAGATGGTAATCAGGCCCTGCGGCAAGTGCGGGAACAGTCCTATGACCTGGTAATCGTCGATATCAAGATGCCCGGCATGTCCGGTCTTGAGTTCCTGGACAAGGCCCGTGAGCTGCGGCCGGATCTGCTGGTGGTGGTGATGACCGCCGAGGCCAGCATGAAGAATGCGGTTGAGGCGATGAAGCGCGGCGCCTACGATTACATCACCAAGCCGTTTGACCTTGAGGTGATCGATGCGATTATTGAAAAGGTCAGCCGGGCACGGGATGTCAGCAATCAGGTCTCGCTACTGAAGCAGGAGCTGAAGGACCGCTATCAGGTTGAAAAGAACATCATCGGCAACTCGGCTGCCATGCGGGAGGTCTACAAGACCATCGGCAAGGTGGCCGGCAGTGATATCACCGTGCTGATCCAGGGGGAATCCGGAACCGGCAAGGAGCTGATCGCCCGGGCGATCCACTTTAACTCAACCCGGCTGGGCAAGCCGTTTGTGGCGATCAACTGTGCCGCCATTCCCAAGGATCTGCTGGAGAGCGAGCTGTTCGGCAGTGAGCGGGGAGCCTTTACCGGGGCCACCGAGCGCAAGACCGGCAAGTTTGAACAGGCCAACCACGGCACCATCTTTCTGGATGAGATCGGGGATATGCCGCTGGATCTGCAGGCCAAGATCCTGCGGGTGCTGCAGGAACAGGAGATCACCCGGATCGGCGGTTCCCAGAACCTGAGCGTTGATGTGCGGGTGGTGGCAGCCACCAACCAGGAACTGCAGGAGCGGGTGCGCAACCGCGAGTTCCGTGAAGACCTCTACTACCGTCTGAATGTGGTTCCGATCAACCTTGCTCCGTTGCGTGAGCGCAGTGAGGATATCCCCGCCCTGGTGGAGTACTTTCTGGAACGGGCCTGTGCCGAGCTTGAGATCCCAACCAAACAGTGCGCCCCTGAGGCAATGGAGCTGCTGAGTAACTATTCCTGGCCCGGCAACGTGCGCGAGCTGGAAAACACCATCAAGCGCGGCGTTATTCTCTCCAGTGATCCCTATCTGACCACAGCCGACTTTGCCAGTCTGACCAACCGCCAGGAAACCATCCATGCCATTCCGCAGGAACAGTCACTGGAGTCGCTGGTGGAGATGAAGCTGCGCAACTCCATGAACGGGATTGAAAAGCTGGATAAAGGTGATATCTACGACCGGGTGCTGGAGCAGGTTGAGCGTCCCCTGATCCGTTACGTGCTTGAAAAGACACGGGGTAACCAGGTGCGTGCTGCTGATATTCTGGGGATTAACCGTAATACCCTGCGCAAGAAGATCAGTGAGCTGGGGGTCAGTATCAAGAAGGATTAA